The Oncorhynchus clarkii lewisi isolate Uvic-CL-2024 chromosome 23, UVic_Ocla_1.0, whole genome shotgun sequence genomic interval TGTTCCTCAGGTCGGTACATAGAAAACCATGGAGTGATCCACAATATTTGGTTCAACACTACGACCCAGGAGAAGAAACAGTACTACATGACCCAGTTTGTGGATTCCTACTGGGACAACGGGAGTCTGCCCATCTGGATAACAGCGCAGAGACAAGTGGgtgcaacacacacaaacacacaaatcatCTCTGTCATACCTTTCTTAATTCCTTCTACGTCCCTTGGTGGGTCTGAAGCTACTGTATAATTGTAATGTATTACAGCTCCGTTATAAATAAGGTTAGAATCATTTTCACCCTTCCTCTGCCATGCAGGGTCTGAAGGCAGGCTCCCTCCACTTCCCCGGCACGGCCGCCACCTACAAAGGTGAGAGAGTAAAGGTCAGCCAGGTGGAACCTCGTTTCTATGAGCACAACAATGAGACGGACTGGAGGATCAATATCGACAAGGTGATTGGTCAGTGGTTCTCCAAGGAGGACCTAGACTTTGTGTCTTTGTACTTCGGTGAACCAGATGGAACGGGACACAAGTATGGACCAGAATCCCCGGAGCGCCAAGAGATGGTCCAACAAGTGGACCGGACCGTGGGATACATCCGCGATACCACCCGGAATCACGGCCTCTCTGATCGACTCAACATCATTATCACTGCTGATCACGGAATGACCACTGTGCTCCGGAATGGCCTGGTCAACGAGATCATCCTGTCCGAGATTCCGGGATTTGACTTCCGGGATATCAAGTTCCAACTGGTGGATTATGGACCAACAGGAATGCTTCTTCCCAGAGAGGGAATGCTGGAGAAGGTGTACCAGGCCCTGAAAGGGGGCCACCCTCACCTGCATGTGTATAAGAAGGAGGACATGCCTGGTAGGCTTCACTATAGTAACCACCCTCGCCTCCTGCCCCTGATTCTCTTCGCTGATCAAGGATATGTCATCAATGGCGTGAGTGTGCCGAAACAGTGTCCTAACAGTACTATATTGTTGTTCTTTATACACGCTACTCAGGAGACGGGCATAATTTTTCCTGATCAGGTCATGTGGTCAGAACAAACTCTCTTCATATTGTCTTGATGGCATGCATTGAAGTTCTGTTACCAAAAACCATTGCAATCTCTGCACTAAAACCGTATAAGCACTCTTTCATTATCATCTGTACAGTTTTTCCCAGTCCAGTTCAACAAGGGAGAGCATGGTTATGATAACCAGATGATGGACATGAAGCCGTTCTTCAGAGCTGCGGGGCCTGACTTCCAGAAGAACCTGGCTGTGGGACCCTTTGAGACGGTCAACGTGTATCCGCTGATGTGCCACCTCCTGGGCATTAAACCGGAGGTCAACGATGGGTCCCTGGAGGTCACTCGCCAGATGCTGGTTCCCAAGAAGGACCAGGGATCCTATGAGAGTAAGCCTTTATGTTTATAATTTATTGACAGAACATTTATGTGCAGAACAACATAGGATATTCAAAATGTGAATTCTGCTTGGACAGAATTATAAACTTTTCCTATTCCCCATTAAGTAGGTTTACCAAAGGAATTACATTAGTCTTTTGTACTTTTGGCTTCATAATAGAGAAACATATTTTGATCACATGAAAGTGAGCTTTTATTTGTCATCAACTGTTAACAGGTTAGTAATCAATATTCAACAACAAAAAGCTTAAATGTTGAGGAAATGAATTTAAGCTTGACCAAGGACAGAATCATAAGCTGTCTTTTTCTTACACCCCATTGCTCAGGTTTACCCAGGGATTTATGACCCTTATCTCACGTTGTTGAACCTTTGCCTTTATAGAGAAACACATTTTGAATACATCAGGACATCAGTAAAATCTACCAAAATGCCTATCCCATGATAACAATCTTTCCAATGCTAGTTCTAAACCTTGAACCCGTGCAGATGTATCTGATAAACTATATAACATTCTGATAATAAATGTTGCAGATACATATCTTGTTTTATGCCTTGATATGAGAACGTAATCTAACAGGATGATCGCCATGTGATTGTGTCCTacacagcaaattctccagtgttaaattaacactaaAGTGTGGACCCATATAGACACTATTGAATTAGCACACTGCTTTATGCAAAGCTTTTTTGCATATTTACCAGAGTGCGTTGGTTTTCATGAGAATTATAGAGTTACCACATGACtgcatttgttagtgacagagacatccTTGTTGCATACATCCAATTTAGTCCTATGTACTTTACCAAGTGAGATTCTGAGTGAATATGTTATAATTTAAGGTCCCGAACAGACATTTTGATTCCCATCTAAAATAGGCTTTTGAGTGGCTAAAATATCATAATATTTTTGGGGGATAGAAATGCtcaaagttaaataaataaaaaaattatctcGTGGCTTTCCTTCGaactaccaggaagtttgaaaagacagactgagtgggcggggaacTTATATTCATGAGCTCACCTTGACTGACAGTTCTTTGACTGATAGCTCAACAAACTTGGATGCAGTGAGCAGTGTTGCACTAAAATCCTCTCAAGCTAATTTGGTGGAAAAAAAAGgatacctacaccacccaatgtcacaggaaggccataaagatcatcaaggacaacaaccacccgagccactgcctgttcaccccgctatcatccagaaggcgaggtcagtacaggtgcatcaaagctgggaccgagagactgaaaaacagcttctatctcaaggccatcagactgttaaacagccaccactaacattgagtggctgctgccaacacactgactcaactccagccactttaataatgggaattgatgggaaatgatgtaaaatatatcactagccactttaaacaatgctacctaatataatgtttacataccctacattattcatctcatatgtatatgtatatactgtactctatatcatctactgcatctttatgtaatacatgtatcactagccactttaactatgccactttgtttacatactcatctcatatgtatatactgcactcaataccatctactgtatcttgcctatgccgctctgtaccatcactcattcatatatctttatgtacatattctttatccccttacacttgtgtctctataaggtagtagttttggaattgttagctagattacttattggttattactgcattgtcggaactagaagcacaagcatttcgctacactcgcattaacatctgctaaccatgtgtatgtgacaaataaaatttgatttgatttgatacacaaACCAACTCCAACAACATTTAAATTGCatcactaaccaggtttccatcctaCCTTTTTCTcaccaattggtagttacagtcttgtcccatcgctgcctGTACGGACttaggagaggcaaaggtcgagagccatgtgtcctctgaaacacacgccgcactgcttgcttaacccagaagccagccacaccaatgtgtcagaggaaacatcgTACAACTGGTGCCCATAGCCAACGTGCATGCACCCGGCCCACAACAAGGAGTCGCAGAGGGCGATGGAACAAAGACATCCCAGCctgccaaatcctcccctaacccagacgatacTGGGTCAATTGTacgctgcctcatgggtctcccggtcatggacggctgcgacacagcctgggatcaaatctgggtctgtagtgacacctctagcactgcaatgcagtgcctttgaccgctgtgccactccGCAGGCCCTCCGTACAACctttttatgcaagtaaagtacatgttaaataaaaaatgtcatgacaggcatcaaatcaaatcaaagtgtgtttgtcacgtgcgcctaatacaacaggtgtagtagaccttacagtg includes:
- the LOC139381836 gene encoding ectonucleotide pyrophosphatase/phosphodiesterase family member 7-like; translated protein: MLLRLCLLSLLALSPSLAAPHQGSFPGVDSPHRSSRNNKLLLISFDGFRWDYDRDVDTPHLDAMGREGVRAAYVTPPYLTITSPTHFTLLTGRYIENHGVIHNIWFNTTTQEKKQYYMTQFVDSYWDNGSLPIWITAQRQGLKAGSLHFPGTAATYKGERVKVSQVEPRFYEHNNETDWRINIDKVIGQWFSKEDLDFVSLYFGEPDGTGHKYGPESPERQEMVQQVDRTVGYIRDTTRNHGLSDRLNIIITADHGMTTVLRNGLVNEIILSEIPGFDFRDIKFQLVDYGPTGMLLPREGMLEKVYQALKGGHPHLHVYKKEDMPGRLHYSNHPRLLPLILFADQGYVINGFFPVQFNKGEHGYDNQMMDMKPFFRAAGPDFQKNLAVGPFETVNVYPLMCHLLGIKPEVNDGSLEVTRQMLVPKKDQGSYENRDIQWEVFIGLTSVAGILALVFVVTTAHAMLKRTQMDRRSEVTHEDLNEKESDKQTSF